The Pectobacterium sp. A5351 genome contains the following window.
ACTGTTCTCAATGAAGAACTTTCGATGCGTGAAGCTGCCGCACGGTTTAATATCTCAACTGAAACCGTTGTCCGGCACTGGGTGAATGTATACAAAGACGCAGGTGAGAAAGGACTTCTGAGCATAAAACCAGGCCGGAGCAAGGACATGACAAAACCCAAAAAAACACCTCCACTTACCGATGCTGCACTGGAAAAGTTATCTCCCGAAGAACTGCGGGCTGAACTTCGTTACCTGCGCGCAGAGAATGCCTATCTAAAAAAGCTGAAGGCCTTAGTTCAAAGCGAGAAAAGCGGCAGAAAGCCGGAATAATCAGTGAGCTAAGGCTGGAGTATGCGCTCGGTGATCTTCTGCGTGCAGCGGGTATGTCCCGTAGTACGTGGTATCACAATATGAATGCGCTGAAGCGAGTGGACAGGCATGCCGGGCTGAAAGATAAAATCAGAGAGATTTACCACTATCACAAAGGGCGTTATGGCTACCGCAGGATCACACTCTCACTGAGAAAACAGGGGTTGTTGGTAAACCATAAAACTGTGCAGAGACTGATGGCGGAGCTGTCACTCCGCTCTCTGATAAGGGTGAAGAAATATCGTGCCTGGAAAGGGGAAATGGGCAAGGCTGCGCCCAATATCCTGAGCCGGAACTTCAGTGCATCGAAAGCCAACGAAAAATGGGTCACGGATGTTACAGAGTTCTCGGTGCAGGGTAAAAAGCTGTACCTGTCGCCGGTTCTCGATCTGTTTAACCGGGAGATTATCTCCTACAGCCTGTCGGAAAGGCCGGTGATGGAGATGGTTAATACGATGCTGCACGATGCGTTCTCAGCGCTCGGACCGGAGGATACACCGCTGCTGCACACGGATCAGGGCTGGCAATACCGAATGGCAGGCTATCAGGCAAAGTTAAAGGCACAGGGTATGACGCAAAGCATGTCACGCAAGGGAAACTGCCTGGATAACGCGGTGATGGAGAACTTCTTCGGCACACTGAAATCGGAGTGTTTTTACCTGAACAGGTTCAGCGATCTGAATGAACTGAGGAAGGCGATAGAGGACTATATCCATTACTATAACAACGAGCGGATCAGCCTGAAATTAAAAGGCCTGAGTCCGGTAGAATACCGAACCCGGGCCCTGATAGCCGCTTAACATGAACTGTCCAACTTTATGGGGTCAGTCCATTTTCGGGGCGTTTGTTTATTTGATGCCCAATCGCTTTGCCAGCCGATGCAGGTTGCCGCTGTCTATTTCCAGTTCCCTTGCGCAGGATGACCAGTTGCCCTCATGGCGCACCAGCGTTTGTTGGATGACCCGACGCTGATAGTCGTCCGTTGCCTCCCGCAGGCCGCCGCTGATGAAATACGCCGGCGCGGTGTCGATAGCGCTCGATGAACCGGAGGTCGCATAAACAGGCTGGGAGGGAAGTTCGAGATTGAAGTGTTCAGGGCCTAACAGCACCTCGCCTGATTCCTGACCTGCCCTCGCCAGCACGGTAGCACGGTAAATGGCGTGTTCCAGCTCGCGCACATTCCCCGGCCAGTCGTACTGTTCCAACAGCGCGCCCGCACCCGCGTCGGCCGTCAACGCCAGACGCGCCAGCCCCAACTGCACGCGGCTGCGCTCACAGAAGAATCCCGCTAACAGCGCCACATCCTGACGACGCTCGCGCAGCGGCGGTACGGATAGCGGGAACACGCTCAAACGGTGGAACAAATCAGCACGAAAAGCGCCATCCAGCACCGCCTGCCGCAAGTCACGGTTAGTCGCTGCCAGCACGCACACGTTCACTTTCAGGCTATTGTCATCGCCCACGCGCTGGAGATCGCCATATTGCAATATGCGCAGCAGCTTCGCCTGTAGCGTCAGCGACAATTCGCCAATTTCATCCAGAAACAGCGTGCCGTTATCCGCCTGATCACCGCCGACAGCGGTGATAAGTACAACAAGCCGGATTTAAGCCATGTGATGAGCCTGCAACAGCACACCGACGATCTGACCAATATGCAGGCCACCGCGTTTGCCGAAGAAAACCGCATTACGCTGCTGGCCAATACCCGTGCCACCGCCATTGACCGCCATACGCAACAGGTCGTCTGTGACACGGAGCGTTACGATTACCACAAGCTGGTGTTCGCAACGGGAGCCAGCGCCATCGTGCCGCCCATTCCTGGGCATGAACATATGCTGACGCTCAATAGTCAGCAGGAATGGAACGATCAGGGGATGGTAGCGAAAGCGCTGGATAGTCAGCAGGTGCTGCGCGCCTTTGTGGTAGGCGGTGAACGGATGAAAGAAGCATTTACGCTGCTGCGACAGCTTTCCACGGTGAGTGCAACCACGGCCTGACGCAGCAAAAATAAATAATGCATTTAAAATACATATTTCTGGTCAGCCTGCGTGCGGATTAATAGAATAAAGCCATCGCTTTCGGAATTTACAGAGGTAAAGATGCAAGATCTCATTTGTTATAAGAAGATGCCGCAGTGGAACAGCCAGACGCTGCCTGCTGCGTTTCAGGAAAAGCACAATACGCAGGAAAGTACCTGGGCAAAACTGACCGTGTTGAAAGGGGAAATGACCTTTTCCATGCTGACCGAAGACGGCGAAACACTGGAGACGTTCCAGTTCTCCGAGCAGAACCAGCCGCCGTTTGTCGCGCCACAGGCGTGGCACCGCATCGTTTCCTTCTCTGACGATCTGGAATGTCAGCTCAGCTTTTTCTGCTCAGCGGAAGATTTCTATCATAAAAAATACGGTCTGACGCGCACCCATTCCGAAGTGATCAACGCAGTGCAGCACATCAAACCGGGCAAAACGCTGGATTTAGGCTGCGGCGGCGGGCGTAATGCGCTGTATCTGAACCTGCGTGGGTTTGACGTAACGGCCTGTGACAAGCACGAGCAGAGCATTGATTCGCTGAATAACATCATCAAGAGCGAAGCGCTGGAACACATCCGGGCGGGCGTTTACAACATCAATCTGGCGGAAATCAAAGAGCAGTACGACTTTATCCTGTCGACCGTCGTGCTGATGTTTCTGGAACGTGACCGTATTCCACACATCATCAGCAATATGCAGAACAACACCGTTAACGGTGGCTATAACCTGATTATCGCCGCGATGTCGACGGAAGATTGCCCGTGCCCGATGCCCTTCGCGTTTACGTTTAAAGAAGGGGAGCTGAAGAACTATTACGCCGACTGGGAGATTCTCAAATACAACGAGGATATGGGTGAGCTGCACAAAACGGATGCACATGGCAACCGCATCAAACTGCGCTTTGCCACGCTGCTGGCAAAAAAGCCCTAAGTCATTAGAGCGCTAGGTTGTGCAAAAAACGTATTGTTCAAAAAACGTATTGTTCAAAACCTACGCCGTAAAATAGAAAAGGGCCGATGAATCGGCCCTTTTGTCTACATGGTACCCGCGTGAATCAGCTAGCTTTGCGCTCTGCCGCAATGCGGTAAGCCACCAGGTCTTCAATCGTCAGCACCGGCATGTTGTGCTGCCTGGCAAACGCGATCACTTCCGGCGCATGCGCCATTGAGCCATCATCGTTCGTCAGTTCACACAGAACGCCAGACGGTTTCAGGCCCGCCAGCGTCATCAGATCTACCGTTGCTTCAGTGTGACCACCGCGCGTTAATACGCCACCCGGCTGGGCGCGGAGCGGGAATACGTGACCAGGGCGATTCAGATCGCTCGGCTTGGCGTTATCCGCTATCGCGGCACGAATAGTGGTCAGGCGGTCGGTAGCGGAAACCCCCGTCGTCACACCTTCGGCGGCTTCGATCGTCACCGTGAATGCCGTTTGGTAATGGCTGGAGTTTTTCTCCACCATCATCGGCAATTCCAACTGCTGGCGACGCTCTTCCGTCAGGCACAGGCACACAATACCGCTACCGTGACGAATCGTCAGCGCCATCTGTTCAACAGTCATGTTTTCAGCGGAGAAGATCATGTCACCTTCGTTTTCACGATCTTCATCATCCAACACCAGCACGCCGCGGCCATGACGCAATGCATCAAGTGCGCGTTCTACGCGTTCCGTAGGATTGCCAAATTCAGAAAGTAATGTCTGATTCATGGTAAAAAACCTCAATGTTATTATGAATTACCAGAATCAGGGCGAGCTTGAGGAGTAACCACTACGACTGGTTGCATAGCAATGGCTAACAAAAATAACGCGAGCGGACATGTAGCCCGACAGATACCGTTACTCTCTCCCATCCGGACTATAACCGTCGGCCCCGGAATTACACCGGATCTGCTGACCCCACATTGCGAATCGACAATCATTACCAAAAAATCATGTCGGAAAATACAGCGTGAGCGCTCGCGGGCTTCCAGTATAAATACTGGTTTACCGCCGGTGGGGAATTACACCCCGCCCTGAGAATAAGCGCATTTACTATAACGCTAATACCTCGACAGGGCAATTGATCCACTGCAGGAAATAGGGCACAACGTATGCCGGATTACAGTAAAATTATGCTGAATATGCGCAAAACAGGGCGAGGATTTGGTTTATCCATCCCACAACTCGCATTACACTTGCTATAGTAGTGACCTTATATAACCTAATCAGGAAAGCGACATGATTGACCCAAAGAAGATTGAGCAAATCGCCCGTCAAGTGCATGAATCTATGCCAAAAGGTATCCGGGAATTGGGTGATGATGTGGAGAAAAAGATTCGTCAGGTCTTGCAAGCACAACTGACCCGATTGGATTTGGTGAACCGTGAAGAGTTCGATATTCAGACACAGGTACTGCTCCGCACGCGCGAGAAGATTGCCCGTCTGGAACAGCGCCTGACGGAGCTGGAAGCGAAACGGTCTGCGGAAGAAAAACCCGCCGCAGCGCCGGAAAACGACTAATATTCGCCTCATCACAACCGCTCGTTATCATCGCGATGCAGCGCCCTAATCAGGGCGTTGCTCGATTCCCGGTGCTGCAACCGCGGCCGTCTCCGACGCGCAGGTTTCACGCCACAGAATTCAGCATAAAATGACTCAGTGAGAAACCCGTTCAACCTGCTTACGCGGCAGGAACAGCCATAGTACGGCCAGCATGATTAACGCATACAGCGATTTCCAGCCGATCATCAGCAACAGCGCACAGCAAAGCAGGCCGCCGATTCCCGCCATCACTCTGGCGCGCCCTTTCAGCAAACGCCACCCAGCCAGCATACACAGCAGATAGATCAGCACAAAGATACCGTTCGCGTAGACAATCAGCATATCCAGCGGCAGCCTGAGCCAGTAAATCAACAGGCAGCACACCAGACAGCAGATCACCACAAGCGACAGTGCATTTACCGGTGCCTGCCCCACAGACAGCTTTGCCAATGCACTTCCTCTCGATGCCTGCGACCAGACGAGGCGGGCGAAGCCCTGCGTGTAAATATTCACGCTGGCAAAGCAGGCCAGATAACCGACAAAGCAGGCGATCCACAGCGCGTGCTGACCAAACAATTGCACAACGATACCCGGCAGTGACGCCGTGGCGGCCATCCCCTCACCGTAAGCCTTAAAATGCAATACCGCCACTGTGCATCCCCAGTAAACCGCACCTGCGAGCAGCATGCCGATGAGTAAAGCCCGCGGGAAATCCCGCTCCGGCACCCGAAACTCCGTCGCCATATGGGCAAAAGCTTCAAGGCCCACAAAGCACCAGAACATCACGGCCAACGCACCAAAGGTGTTGGACCATGACAGCGCCTGCACTGATGGCCAGGGGATATGGGCGGGCGTAATATCGCCCTGCCACCAGATCGCCACAACCAACCCCACCACTAACATCGCGATAATGATCTGAATGTTGGCGCTGGATCCCGCGCTGCGCAGGCCAAGCAGCCAGATCCCTCCCAGCGTCAACAGTTGTACGCAGAGCAGCCCCAGATCGCTCCAGCCAAATGCTGCCTGCCAGAACCCGGCGGCAATCTGCAAAGCAGCAGGTAGCCCTAGCGGAATAACAGAGAGGAATAGCCAGCCAGTCACACGCGCCATGCGTGGACCAAAAGCCAGATTCACAAAATGCGCGGCTCCACCCGCATTAGGAAAATGTTGCCCCAGTGCGGCAAAACCGATGGCGATAGGAAAAACAAGCAGGATCAGGATCGGCCATGCCCACAGACTATCCTGCTGCGCCAGCTGTGCGACCAGTGCAGGAACCGCAAACACGCCAGTCCCCAGCAGAGAAGTAGAAAGCAGCCCCACGCCCTGGATCAGACCAAGCTCTTGTTTTAATCCTTTTGCTTCACTCACAACATTTCACCTTTTCTTGCTTTTACACCACACCACGGCCGGGTCGAAGAATAAAAAAAGCCTCCCTTAACGGAGGCTTCTCTCACCCACTGAATTCACAACCTTTATGCTTTCACATACTTTTTATATGCTCACACAAGTGTACTATCAGGCGTTGGCTTTCAGCACATCGCGAATACGGGCTTTGTAGGCTTCAACCTTCTGCGGCGTCATCATTCGACGCTCATCATCCTGCACCACGCCGCCAACATCGTCGGCAATACGCTGGGCAGACTGTAACATCAGTTTAAAGTTTTGGCTGGCGTCACCGTAAGACGGCACCATCATGAAAATGGACACGCCGGGCGTCGAGAATTCGGACATCGCGTCCACATTAAACGAACCGGGTTTAACCATATTCGCCAGACTGAACAACACCGGACCGGCACCCGCTGGGTTTACATGACGGTGGAAAATGTTCATTTCACCAAACTGGAAACCGGCCTGAAGCAGGCTTTGCAACAGCAGTTCGCCACCAATAACACCGCCCTGATGCGCCACGACGTGCAGCACCAGAACCGCTTCTTTTGCCGCAGCGGGTTCGACAGGTTCAACGGGTTGCTGAGGCTGCGCAGGCTGAACCTTCTCATGCAGCGAATGCGCAGCAGGCTGCTGCGGGGCAGATGGCGGCGCATCGTACGCCAATGATTCACGCTGTGTGTCAATGTTCGGCTGGGTAGGCGTTTCTCTGGGATTGACAACCTGCGGGTTGCTATCGCCACGCACCTGCGAACGCGGAGAATCCACCGGAGTGGCTTCATCCAGTAAAGGATCGTAAGAAGAGACGGGAGACAGGTGCTCGAACGGCGATTTCGCCTCAAGACGAGTCTCTTCACGTGCACTGTTGTTATCAAATGATTGATTATCAAATGGCCGGTTATCAAATGACGAGTTGTCAAATGACGCGCTACCAAATGAGGGTTCACTCTGCTGCGGACGCGCACCCTTCACGCGAACTTCGCCAACGCCTTCATCCAGCTCGTCAAGCGGCATTTCATCACGCGCTTTCTTTGCGCGTTTAACCGGGCGGTCACGAAAAAGGGACGAGCGCTCTTTACGGCTAGTCCACAAGCCGTGCAGTAACAGCGCTATTATAGCGATCGCGCCAACAACGATTAATATCAGACGCAAGTCCTGCATCATTGCTATCCCAATTGTTCTAACAATACATTGCCACCACGGCAAATACTTATACTACTAACTCTATTTGCCTGAGTACACAAGTGCAAGCCTGCACGGTACTTTATGACAATAAAGATAGATACAACGCACTTTTTTGCTGTTTTTTCATCCAAATACGGGCTAGTCAGCATAAGATCATCCCGATATGATGCCTCAACAAACAAATGACTGAGTATATTGTCACTATGTCTTTCGAAAAACCGTCTTACGGCAACACCGCAGGCCAGGTTCGCAGCGGCATACACTATTTTCTTGCCGGATGGCGCCTTATCTCACTGCCAGGCATCCGACGTTTTGTCATTC
Protein-coding sequences here:
- the ribB gene encoding 3,4-dihydroxy-2-butanone-4-phosphate synthase, with amino-acid sequence MNQTLLSEFGNPTERVERALDALRHGRGVLVLDDEDRENEGDMIFSAENMTVEQMALTIRHGSGIVCLCLTEERRQQLELPMMVEKNSSHYQTAFTVTIEAAEGVTTGVSATDRLTTIRAAIADNAKPSDLNRPGHVFPLRAQPGGVLTRGGHTEATVDLMTLAGLKPSGVLCELTNDDGSMAHAPEVIAFARQHNMPVLTIEDLVAYRIAAERKAS
- a CDS encoding FAD-dependent oxidoreductase, which translates into the protein MTADSGDKYNKPDLSHVMSLQQHTDDLTNMQATAFAEENRITLLANTRATAIDRHTQQVVCDTERYDYHKLVFATGASAIVPPIPGHEHMLTLNSQQEWNDQGMVAKALDSQQVLRAFVVGGERMKEAFTLLRQLSTVSATTA
- the yjeH gene encoding L-methionine/branched-chain amino acid transporter, with protein sequence MSEAKGLKQELGLIQGVGLLSTSLLGTGVFAVPALVAQLAQQDSLWAWPILILLVFPIAIGFAALGQHFPNAGGAAHFVNLAFGPRMARVTGWLFLSVIPLGLPAALQIAAGFWQAAFGWSDLGLLCVQLLTLGGIWLLGLRSAGSSANIQIIIAMLVVGLVVAIWWQGDITPAHIPWPSVQALSWSNTFGALAVMFWCFVGLEAFAHMATEFRVPERDFPRALLIGMLLAGAVYWGCTVAVLHFKAYGEGMAATASLPGIVVQLFGQHALWIACFVGYLACFASVNIYTQGFARLVWSQASRGSALAKLSVGQAPVNALSLVVICCLVCCLLIYWLRLPLDMLIVYANGIFVLIYLLCMLAGWRLLKGRARVMAGIGGLLCCALLLMIGWKSLYALIMLAVLWLFLPRKQVERVSH
- the zipA gene encoding cell division protein ZipA, translating into MMQDLRLILIVVGAIAIIALLLHGLWTSRKERSSLFRDRPVKRAKKARDEMPLDELDEGVGEVRVKGARPQQSEPSFGSASFDNSSFDNRPFDNQSFDNNSAREETRLEAKSPFEHLSPVSSYDPLLDEATPVDSPRSQVRGDSNPQVVNPRETPTQPNIDTQRESLAYDAPPSAPQQPAAHSLHEKVQPAQPQQPVEPVEPAAAKEAVLVLHVVAHQGGVIGGELLLQSLLQAGFQFGEMNIFHRHVNPAGAGPVLFSLANMVKPGSFNVDAMSEFSTPGVSIFMMVPSYGDASQNFKLMLQSAQRIADDVGGVVQDDERRMMTPQKVEAYKARIRDVLKANA
- the ubiK gene encoding ubiquinone biosynthesis accessory factor UbiK; this encodes MIDPKKIEQIARQVHESMPKGIRELGDDVEKKIRQVLQAQLTRLDLVNREEFDIQTQVLLRTREKIARLEQRLTELEAKRSAEEKPAAAPEND
- the tehB gene encoding SAM-dependent methyltransferase TehB, with amino-acid sequence MQDLICYKKMPQWNSQTLPAAFQEKHNTQESTWAKLTVLKGEMTFSMLTEDGETLETFQFSEQNQPPFVAPQAWHRIVSFSDDLECQLSFFCSAEDFYHKKYGLTRTHSEVINAVQHIKPGKTLDLGCGGGRNALYLNLRGFDVTACDKHEQSIDSLNNIIKSEALEHIRAGVYNINLAEIKEQYDFILSTVVLMFLERDRIPHIISNMQNNTVNGGYNLIIAAMSTEDCPCPMPFAFTFKEGELKNYYADWEILKYNEDMGELHKTDAHGNRIKLRFATLLAKKP
- a CDS encoding IS3 family transposase (programmed frameshift), which translates into the protein MAKPKYSLETRLAVVNHYLAGKDGTHRTAERFGVERTSVRRWVRAWQLHGIDGITWKNDRHSPAFRMTVVQTVLNEELSMREAAARFNISTETVVRHWVNVYKDAGEKGLLSIKPGRSKDMTKPKKTPPLTDAALEKLSPEELRAELRYLRAENAYLKKPEGLSSKREKRQKAGIISELRLEYALGDLLRAAGMSRSTWYHNMNALKRVDRHAGLKDKIREIYHYHKGRYGYRRITLSLRKQGLLVNHKTVQRLMAELSLRSLIRVKKYRAWKGEMGKAAPNILSRNFSASKANEKWVTDVTEFSVQGKKLYLSPVLDLFNREIISYSLSERPVMEMVNTMLHDAFSALGPEDTPLLHTDQGWQYRMAGYQAKLKAQGMTQSMSRKGNCLDNAVMENFFGTLKSECFYLNRFSDLNELRKAIEDYIHYYNNERISLKLKGLSPVEYRTRALIAA